The Bos indicus x Bos taurus breed Angus x Brahman F1 hybrid chromosome 15, Bos_hybrid_MaternalHap_v2.0, whole genome shotgun sequence genome includes a window with the following:
- the LOC113905044 gene encoding calcitonin receptor-stimulating peptide 2-like: MEWDACLFKTFETEQTQSSGNKSSCSRWEVSEAFKCLHHFCQSAIAHRQSYCCCSFLCSQPPGAGYQRGIMGFSKLPLFLVLSMLIIHQAGMLQAAPFRSVWKNGLVPATLTEEESYFLLATMVKYYVQKASELEYETEDFGIIAQERTSNAATGMTHKMAGFLGKSGSKIKRNIMSTNVAPKPLAGTTGIFRTK, translated from the exons ATGGAGTGGGATGCGTGCCTGTTCAAAACCTTTGAAACCGAACAG ACCCAGAGCAGCGGGAATAAAAGCAGCTGCTCGCGCTGGGAGGTTTCAGAGGCATTCAAGTGTCTCCACCACTTCTGCCAGAGTGCCATTGCCCACCGCcaaagctactgctgctgctccttCCTCTGCTCCCAGCCACCTGGTGCCGGCTATCAG AGAGGTATCATGGGGTTCTCGAAGCTGCCCCTCTTCCTGGTCCTCAGCATGCTGATCATCCACCAGGCAGGCATGCTCCAGGCAGCACCATTCAG GTCGGTCTGGAAAAATGGCCTTGTACCAGCTACACTCACTGAGGAGGAATCGTACTTCCTACTGGCCACAATGGTGAAATATTATGTGCAGAAGGCCAGTGAGCTGGAGTATGAAACTGAGGACTTCGG CATCATTGCCCAGGAGAGAACCAGTAATGCCGCCACTGGCATGACCCATAAGATGGCAGGCTTCCTGGGCAAATCTGGGAGCAAGATTAAGAGGAACATCATGTCCACCAACGTGGCTCCAAAGCCTTTGGCCGGCACCACAGGGATCTTCAGAACCAAGTAg